A stretch of the Porifericola rhodea genome encodes the following:
- the dnaA gene encoding chromosomal replication initiator protein DnaA: protein MQKDHQIVWNNCLQIIRDNVGEQSFKTWFAPIKPLRLVNKTLTLQVPSQFFFEWLEEHYVYLLRKAIDSEIGLDGQLEYSVIVENNNQKNKQQTVNTPAPQNNYQANSKSYNKQRTDNRRGPQQNNINYEGPFSFQNIESLKQASQLNAKYDFDSYIEGDCNRLARSAGYAVAMKPGNTAFNPLMLYGGVGLGKTHLVQAIGNEIKRSFDDKFVLYVSSEKFTSQFIEALKNNNVQKFTNFYLQVEVLIIDDIQFLSGKEKTQEIFFHIFNHLHQSGKQIIMTSDCPPRDLHGLTERLISRFKWGLTADLQTPDFETRIAIIQRKMQSDGIYIPDDVIEYIAYNVDTNVRELEGILVSLIAHASLNERNIDLELTKQILKNIVQNTEPELNVDQIQKTTAKQFNTTLEDLKSKTRKKDVVVARQVAMFLAKEYTKNSLKVIGYHFGGRDHATVIHAVKCVQEMIETNPQIAEEIRSIKTKLKIKK from the coding sequence ATGCAAAAAGATCATCAAATCGTCTGGAACAATTGTTTACAGATCATAAGGGATAATGTAGGCGAACAAAGTTTTAAAACCTGGTTTGCACCGATCAAACCATTACGTTTAGTCAATAAAACACTTACTTTACAAGTACCCAGTCAGTTCTTTTTTGAGTGGTTAGAGGAGCACTATGTCTATTTATTAAGAAAGGCAATAGACTCTGAGATTGGTTTAGATGGACAGTTAGAATACTCTGTAATTGTAGAAAACAATAACCAGAAGAATAAACAACAAACAGTAAATACACCAGCACCTCAGAACAACTATCAGGCTAACTCAAAATCGTACAATAAACAAAGAACTGATAACAGAAGAGGACCTCAGCAAAATAACATTAATTACGAAGGCCCTTTTTCTTTTCAAAACATTGAAAGTTTAAAGCAGGCTTCTCAGTTAAATGCAAAATATGATTTTGACTCTTATATAGAGGGAGACTGTAATAGGTTGGCACGCTCAGCAGGCTATGCTGTAGCTATGAAACCAGGTAATACCGCATTCAACCCCTTAATGTTATATGGGGGTGTAGGACTCGGAAAAACTCATCTGGTACAAGCTATTGGGAATGAGATTAAAAGGAGCTTTGACGACAAGTTCGTACTATATGTCTCTTCAGAGAAATTTACCTCTCAGTTTATTGAGGCTCTGAAAAACAATAACGTTCAGAAGTTTACTAACTTCTACTTACAAGTAGAGGTTCTGATTATTGATGACATTCAGTTTTTATCTGGTAAAGAAAAAACACAGGAAATTTTCTTCCATATATTTAACCACCTGCACCAGTCTGGTAAGCAGATTATTATGACAAGTGACTGCCCACCCAGAGACTTGCATGGACTGACGGAAAGGCTTATCTCTCGTTTTAAGTGGGGACTTACTGCCGATTTGCAGACGCCTGACTTTGAGACAAGAATTGCTATTATCCAACGCAAGATGCAGAGTGATGGCATTTACATTCCTGATGATGTTATTGAATATATTGCGTATAATGTAGATACTAATGTTAGAGAACTGGAAGGTATACTGGTTTCTTTAATTGCTCATGCTTCTCTTAATGAGAGAAATATTGATCTGGAGCTGACTAAACAGATATTAAAGAACATTGTACAAAATACTGAGCCGGAACTTAACGTTGATCAAATACAGAAAACTACTGCCAAGCAGTTTAATACCACTCTGGAAGACCTGAAATCTAAAACCAGAAAGAAAGATGTGGTAGTAGCCAGGCAGGTAGCTATGTTTCTGGCAAAAGAGTACACTAAAAATTCACTGAAAGTGATTGGATACCATTTTGGTGGTAGAGACCATGCTACGGTTATTCACGCAGTAAAATGTGTACAGGAAATGATTGAAACTAATCCTCAGATTGCAGAAGAAATAAGAAGCATCAAGACCAAGCTGAAGATTAAGAAATAA